The genome window CCTCCGCGCCGACAGCAGAAAAATGCCACTCCAGGGGGAGGGCAGCCGTTCCGGGAGCAACTGATCGGGTGCCGGAAAACGCGGCACCAGCCTCACCAGCCGCCCATCGGCTCAAATGCCTATCGACATGGTTGCGGAAGTGCCATTGGCCGGACTATCCATTCAACAGGCTTTTCGCATGATTATCCGGGCGACGGCACAAACCGCCACGATGAGTGAAAAAGGCAGTCACAGTCCTGGCGTTATCCCCGCCGCATCCATGACCACCATGCCGCGAAGCCGGCGGCGAAGCCGAGGGCGAGGTAGGCCGCGCAGAGAGCGGCCCAGGGGATCGCGGCCACCATCTCCGCGGCGGGCGCCTGGTTTGGCAGCGGCCTCCAGAAGACGAGCGGCCCGCAGGCAAGCGCGATGGCGGCGACCGGCACAGCCGCGCCAGCGATCATCGCCGCCGTGGGTGTGGCCCGCCAGTGCCGCAGGCCCCACGTGACCAAGCCGCAGAGGCAGACGACGATCGCTAAGCTGTAGGCCGCGAGTTGCCACGGCCAGGCCGCCCGGAGCAGGTCCGGCTCGAAGAGCAGGAGCACCACGGCGGCCGCCGCGGCGAGAGAGCCCCAGACGATCAGCACCTGCAGGGCGATCGTCGCGGCGATCCCGCCGATGATCCGCCGCCGCGAAACCGGCCACAGCGCGAGGCGGTCGGCGCACAGGCTCCATTGCACGACCTGGTTCGTCGCGCCCATCGGCGGCAGGATCACCGTCAGCATGCAGAAGACCATCGCGAATGGCGCCGACGCGAGCAGGCGTCCGGCCGAGGGAAGAAGATCGCAGCCCCAGAGCACGAGCGACGCCAGGCCCGCCACGCCGGCCACGGCACCCGCCAGCGTCAACCACCAGGGGCTGCACAGCGTCGCCGCGCGCAAGCGGACGAGCAGCGCGGCCGTGCCGTTTCCAGGGGGAAACCGCCGTGCAATCCGCAAGCCACCGTCGGCAGACCGCGACCGGAAGGCGTCGCCCCAGGACCAGCCGTCCCTCTTTCCCGACAGCCACCGGCGTGCCTGTTCAAAATCCTCCTCCGTCCAGGATCGCAGATACCACTCCAGCCCGGCGATCGCGAGCAGCGCGGCGCCTGCCCGCAGGAGCGTGGCGAACACGCCCCGGTCCAGCCAGAGGAGACACAGTTGGATCGCGAGCAGCGCACCCACTCCGGCGGCGCGCCCGAAGCGGCGGAGAACGACCAGCGGCCCGATCGCCAGATAGCAGCACCAGACGGCGGCGATTGCCCACGCCCTGGCCAGGTGTACGACGGCGGCTACCCGGGAATCCGCGCCCAGGCACACAAGCCCGCTGCCGAGGACCAGCGGTGCCAGTACGAGCAGCCGGCCGGCCGCCACGTGGACGTGGCGGTAGCGCGGAATCAGTCGCGCACGCGGCTCCTCCAGCCGCACCAGCACCGCCGAGCAGACGATCAGGATGCCGTAGCCGTTGGCCCAGCCGACGACGGAGGCGAGCCACTCGGCCGGGCAGCCCGCCGCCCAGGCGGCGAGCGGCAGCGCCGCCACGATCCCGTAGAACAGCCCGACCCACCACGGCCGCAGCAGGCCGCGGGCCGCCCGGCAGACGTCAGCCCGCATGATGCAGCTCCAAAAAGATGTCTTCGAGGCTCTTTTCGCCCCGGTCCTTGAGCGCGTCGAGGCTGCCGGCGTAGGTGATCCGGCCGTCCTGGAGTACCGCCACGCTGTCGGCGACCCGCTCGAGATCCGAGGTGATGTGCGTGGAGAAGAGCACGGTCCGGTCGCCCGCCAGCGCGATCCCGAGCACGGCCTTGAGGAACTCGCGGCGGGCCACGGGATCGAGGGTCGAGGCCGGCTCGTCCAGCACCAGGAGGTCCGGCTCGTGGCCGAGGGCCAGGAAGATGTTGAGCTGCTGGGCCTGCCCGGGGGAGAGCGTGCCGACCTTGGCATCCCGCGGCACGCCCCATTCGCCGATCAGCCGGTCGATCAGCCCCTGGTTCCAGCGCGGATAAAAGCCGCCGATGAAGGCGATCAGCTCCCGCACCCGCATCCAGGTGAAGACGGACGGCGCCTGCGGCACGTAGCCGATCCGCTCCTTGGTGGCGTCGGCCAGGGCGATGGCGGGCTCGCCGAACACCGTGGCGGACCCCGACTGCGGCGCGAGGATGCCCAGCGCACACTTCAGCAGTGTGCTCTTGCCGGCGCCGTTGCGGCCGAGGAGCCCCATGACCGTGCCCCGCGGCACGGCGAGATCGACGCCGGTCAGCACCGGCTCCGCATAGCCGCGGACGAGGCTTCGCAGTTCGAGGACGGTGTCAGGCATGACGCTTCTCCTTCAGGCGGGCGGTCAGTTCGGCCAGGACCTTGTCGGCCGGCAGGTTCAGGTGGAAGGCTTCGGTCGCGACCTGCTCGAGGAGGGGGGCGATCGCGGCCAGCCGCTCCTTGAGCGGCCCGCCGCCCGCCGGCTCCCTGACCCGCATGCCCTGGCCGCGGACCAGCTCGACCAGGCCTTCCCGCTCGAGCAGCGAATAGGCCTTGGAGACGGTCATCGGATTGACCTGGAGCTGTTCCGCGACCGTGCGGACCGAGGGCAGCATCTGGCCCGGCCGGACCGTGCCGCCGGCCATCTGCGACCGCAGCTGGTCCATGAGCTGCCGGTAGATGGGCACGCCCGACGAGGGAAAGATCCAGAAGGCGGCTGGGCACATGCGTCGTCCATTTGCCAGGTGTATTAGCACTATAAGACACTAATACGCAAGTGTCAAGCCGGGCTCCGCCCGCCGGCGACGTGCCCGTCGTTCCGGCCCGGATCCGGGGAAACCGGCGACCTACCGGGGCTGAAGAAAACGGCTCCTGGCATCTTTTCCGCACCCGGCCGTTGTGCGGAGCGTATTCTGCAGGCATGTGGTTGTTGGCTTCACATCGTGAACGACGGCGGCGTGACGACGCGGTGCTTGCTGAACGCACCCGCGGCCTGCTCCGCGAGTCCCTGTCGCGGCACGTACCAGGCACGGCGGTATGGGTCTATGGGTCGCTCGTCAAGCCGGGCCGCTTTCACGAGTGGTCCGACGTCGATGTCGCCCTCGAATCGCTGCCCGCCGGCATGACTCTCGAATACCTGCAGAGCCTGCTCTCCGCGGACGTGGGCCGCGAGGCAGACGTCTGTCTCATCGACCGCACTCGCTTGAAGCCCGTGATCGAAGGGAGCGGCGAACGGTGGATCGCATAGCACTGCAGATTCTGGAGGACGGCTGGGAGCAGGATGGCCGGGCCATGTGCCGTGCAGTCGCCACGCTCCGGCACCGTCTTGCCGAATCGACCGACGGCCGCTGGGCCGCCGCCGCCCAGCCTTGCCACAAGCCAGCCCCCGCGACCGCGGCCACCGCCCCCACCACCGCAAGCACCGCCGCCACCCGCCAAAACTCGATAAGCCAGCCCAGGCAGGCGAGCACCACCACGCTCTGGCAGATTATGAGCGCCGACAGCGGCATCGCCGCCGCCCACGCCGCCGGCATCCGCAGCGCCCGCGCGAGCAGCCAACCGGGGAGAAAGAGGCCAACAAGAGAGAGGACAAGCATGGCGATACCCTCGCTCACCGAGGCTGAACGGGCTGCGGAACCGCAATCATCCGCACCCCTTCATCGGGCGGCCAATCCTTCGCCCAAACGAGCGGTTTCCAATGAGTCTGCTCCCGATAAAGCGGGTACCTGCTGAGAAAACATCGAAAGTTGATAAACCGCGGACTGATCATGGCCAGATGGATTGCGTCCCGCCCAAGCAGTTCACCACTCAGACTGGCGGGCATTGAGCCGTCGTAAAGAAAATCAACTGCAGGACTCCACACCATCGTGGCCTGAAAGCGACTCGCGCGACGATGGAGGATGATCGGCAGGTACAGGTTATCCGTCAGGATCCTGCAGGACGGAAGGGGACTCGCCTCGAGGCGTTCGGCAATCTCGATGAGGTCCGCCGATCCCGCTAAGGGATCTGGTTGCGTACTGAGCAACGGGATTTGCCAAAAAAGTTGCCACTGCCTTTCGGAGATGATTCGTGACACGTCGAACGGGTGCATGGCAGCTGCGATGAATCCGGGCACGCATGCGGCCACAAACGCGCAACGCATCCATGGTGCCCAGCCGGCCTCTGAACGACCTATCGCTGCGATTCGCGCGGCTCCACCCCCAGCGGCAACGGCAAGAACCGTAAACGCTGGGGCGAGCACGCGTAAGCTGTATACAACTCCGCCCGCGGTGTAGCAAACCGAGGCGGCCCAAAGTACCACGCACAGCAGCGATCCTGCGACGAGCGCCCGGTTGTGCGGCCCGCCGCGCACGCATTGCAAGGCTGCAAGTGCAACCAGGGGCCCTGCACCAGCCGACAACGCCCATGCCACTTCCCGCCACTGCTGGGCTGACATGGCTAAAAGCGATAGCTCGTTTCTGTAACACGCCAGAATCTCGGCATGGACAGCGTTTGCCGCCAGACCGAATACCGTTGGAATCGAGTAGACAGGGTTGCCAGTGAGTGCCCACGATCTGATGAACCAGGCGGCCGCGGGCAGCGCACCAAAGAAGAACCACGGCAGCAGTCGGCGTCCGGACGCTTTCGACACAAGACTCACGGCGCCTATGAGGATAAGGGCAGGGCCATATTCGCGGGACAGTGCGCCCACCCCGGCGAACAACCCGGCCGCAAAGGCTGTACCTCGGCCGTCGTACCGACGAAGTGCAGCAAACGTCGCGGCCAACTGGCCCGCCACCGCTATCGCGGTGTAACCGGTCTCTTGCCCGATAGCCACACCAGTAATCAACAGCGGCGTACCTGCCAGCAGGGCGACACCCGGCAAACCACTGTTGGCGTCCCGCTCCCGAATCGCGGCAGCAACGAGGCCAAAAAGGCTTATCAGTTGGGCGACGACGGCGATCGCCGTTATTGGCGGGTAAGGGTGCCCGAAGCCAGCGTACAGCCACCAGTACACGGCAGCTACCAACGGGGGCACTCCATCGGGATAGTAGTAGATCGCAAAATCCTCGGCAGACCTTGGCGGATAAAAGTTGAGCGTTTGCTGGGATAACAAGAGGCGTGCCAGCCACTCCCAGCGAAAGAGGGTATCGAAGCTGCTCAGCGGTTCGCGAGCAGTTCGCCAAGCAAAGATGACTACGACCGCTGCGATCAACGCCAAGAGGAGCATTTCTACCCTGCTCCATTTTCCGACCCATTCTCGCAGTGACATGCGGCCAGCCCGGGTCGTTACGGGCCATGACGCCACTGCCACCACCCCCACCACGGCAAGCAGCACCGCCACCCGCCAAAACTCGATAAGCCAGCCCAGGCAGGCGAGCACCACCACGCTCTGGCAGATTATGAGCGCCGACAGCGGCATCGCCGCCGCCCACGCCGCCGGCATCCGCAGCGACCGCGCAACCAGCCAGCCGGGGAGGAAGAGACCAAGGAGTGAGAGGATCAGCTGCAGAAGTGACACCATCAACGGCTGCCTGTACAGGAATTCGAACGCCGAGACTGTATCATCCCACAAAACCACTTACGTCTGAAGTCTCCGCTCATGCGACTCACACATTCCAGACAAATCCGCTTCTTGCCATTTTTTGGAGCCGCATCAGGTCCGCCGACCGCATGCCGATCAGTCGCGGCATCGCGCCGCCTGCCGACATTCCCGATAGCGAGGGCGGTGACGGCGGACCTGAGCTTGTTCGGCCTGCGGCCGTCGCCGCTCTCACGAGAATCTTCATTGAGGAGATCGAGCGGCTGCTGGGCGCTGCCGCAGGCGTGACGAGTGACGCCTGCGCCCCCGCAGCCGCTCGCCCACGGCTCGGCGCCGTCTCCTTCCTGCACCGCTTCGGCTCGGCGCTCAACCACCACGTGCACCTGCACGTGTGCGCAACCGAAGGCGTCTTCGTGCCGGCTGCTGACGGAGCAGGGTGCGACGCCTCACCGGCGTTCCTGCCCACCCGCCCGATCAACCAGGCCGATCTGGCCGCGCTCACCGAGCGGGTCCGCCGCCGCGTGATCCGGTGGTTCCGCATACAGCGGCTGCTCGACGCGGCGGGCTCGCACGACACCTCGCGGATTGCGTGGGCGAAACTCATGGCCCGGGTGGGCGAGGAGTTTCCGCTTGAGTGTCCAGCGTGTGGTGGCGACATCCGGCTGATTGCGTTCATCACGGAGCCGGGGCCCATCCGGCAGATTCTGACACACCTCGGCGAGCCGCTGGAGCCACCACCCGTCTCGCCGGCCCGGGGCCCGCCCACCGACTGGGGCGAGCTCGTGCAGGCCCATGACGACCGGACGATCTCTCAGACCTCGCCTGAGGAACTACCCGCAATCGACATCCACAGCCTCTGACGGGATCCCACGCCACGGTGCGGACGGCCCGCGAGAAGAGCGGTTTCAAGGCCGGTCTGCGCCAACGAGAAAAATCCGGCCTTGAGTACGGATAGGGAGCTCACAGGCACCTCCACAATCGGGCCGTATCCAGCCCGACCGGTCCCGGATCTTGCTCCTCATGATCCGCCCCGCCAGGCCGACGCTTGCCGATGAGCCATTGGCCGACCTATCCTCCCGCAGGCTTCGTTTGGTCATCCGCGACGCACGAGGACGAACGAGCCGCGGCACTAGAATCATACATCACGGTGCCCGGGGGCCGCCATTCGGCGCCGGGCGCATGAACCGGCTTTTTTCGCCGGTTTGTGCGGGCCGCACGTTGCCGCGACGGTTCCCTTGGCATAGGGTAACGGCTCGCTTCCCCGGAGGACGGCTGATGGTCGCAGCGCGGCGTTTCCTTCCGCTTCTGGTCGCGGTGGTGTGGGCCGCGTTCTCCGGTCCACTGCCCGCCGACGAGCCGGCGGCCGCCGAACAACGGTACGACGTGGTCGTGTACGGCGGGTCGGCGGCCGGCATCGCCGCCG of Planctomycetia bacterium contains these proteins:
- the gntR gene encoding GntR family transcriptional regulator; this encodes MCPAAFWIFPSSGVPIYRQLMDQLRSQMAGGTVRPGQMLPSVRTVAEQLQVNPMTVSKAYSLLEREGLVELVRGQGMRVREPAGGGPLKERLAAIAPLLEQVATEAFHLNLPADKVLAELTARLKEKRHA